aactgTGAGAATTGCTCGTTCTTAGTCTCCTCTTGAAGTTTCTGAGGGGATAACATCTTCGGTTTGAGCTCAGGTGCACTAGCTAGGTGGGGTGTGCACTATAGTGTCCTCAACCTTTATTCAAATGggcttattttttataattcaaatgggCTTATTCGAATGGGCTATTTCTGGATGACATCTTCGGTTTTGTCCTTATATAATTCAAATGGGCTTATTCAAATTACCATGCATACGTAAATTGAACTAGGTGAATTCGATTTACTATGAGGCCAATCTatataaatatgatataaacGTGAATTTCTTATGAGAGTAAAACACAATAACTAGTGAggatatttttctaatattggTGCACTATAAAGGGTTGATTAAGAAAAAATCACGTTCTGGAATTAAGTTTACTGATAAGGATCCCTTTAGTGTTTTTCTGAAACTTTCAACGAGTATCACTAAGTTCTTGAATGATATAATCTAAAAACTGGGGTTGCAAGGCGTGAAACGGGTTGAGAAgttattttatagaattttgATTTCAGTTTTGTGGGATGATGTGAAATACGATTCGTTTGTCATAGGGAGTGACAAAGGTTTGGAAGTTCTATTCCATTGTCGTCAGCAGTTTTTCGAGGTCAAGACCCCTGAGCTGTTGGCCAAGCTTGTAGATATGGTCTTCAGCTCAGGAGGTTCGAACTGGAATTCCCAAGTTCCAGCAATGGCAGCCTGTTCTAGTTCGAGGCCTGTTGGTGCGTCTTCATCCGTGCCTGTGATTGCACCTGAGGCAATGTTGGTTGCTTCCCTATCCTTCGCAGCTGATCTAAACCGCAATGGTGACGAAGAAGTAGGTATTACTGATACGGTGCCAGTTTCATTACAGGGTGGAACACCGGATGGTATAGACGATGTACTGCGGGATGATGACGACGATGATGATGTGGAGCCGGATATCATTGCCGATGATAGTGGTGATGACATAGCAGGCAGTAATCCAGCTGGGGGTGGTGGATCATCTAATTTAGGAACTCAGCAGTACCTCCTACACTTTTCAAATTTGGACTTAGATGCCATGAGATAGTAGGGGATTTCTGGCGAACCTGTTAGATTTGGTGCCATAGATACACAAGATACTGGAGGACTAGCGGAATTTCAGGTTGGTCAGCAGTTTTAGGATAAAGAGAAGGTCGTGTTAAGCATGAAGACCTATAGCATCCGACACAGAGTTCAGTACAAAGTGGgcctaataaaaataagtttaatattaataaaattttttacttaatcCACGTCACATGAATTCTAAGTAAAACATCAAGTCAATACCCATACTTTCTTTACTAACAATCCAAATCACAATATAGATTCCAATCACTACTCTTACTCTAACAAGTTTCATTACATATTATCTTCACTACTCATATTCTTCTGCTTATTTGTAATCACTATTCAAATTAGAACTTGTTCCGTCAAACCTCTAGAAATTATTAAGTCACTAAATTAACCACTCTATCTAATTTAACAATTGTAAATAATGACTAGCATTAAAAGATacaaaaaaaacatttaatattatttttggaaaaaaaatatatgcacTAACCTCTTCATTAATGACACCAGTAATATGGACAACTCCGTCCAAACGATAAAGATGGTCTGGGTTATCCCCCATCAGCAGATTTTTCGAATGTTGGAGTGTTTGGGTTTTTGATTTGTGATTCGAATGAGCTCAATTCGAATTCTATTTATTGATACTCGTAGTAAATTGAACGAGTCTCATTCGAATAACCATGAGCGCACATTGTATATAATTCGAAACAGcccaattcgaattactatgtgCAGCAAACCATGTGTAAATCGAAACAGGTTATTTCGAATTATTGTGGGCGTACGTGCATGGCTAAATCGAGCTACACTGATTCAATTTACTATGACAagatgcatgcatgcataaatCAAATCAGGCTATTTCGATTGCATTTGTCcttattaatttgaatttgggTCATTCGATTTACTATGAGAATAGCTAAATCGAGTTTGGCTCATTCGATTTACATAAAGAGGTGATTAGGGAGATccatgtaaaatttttttatttggatgaATTGTGTAATATTGAGTTGGATTTTGTTTAATTGTgcattttattctaaaaatttagttttgatATACTGATAGTATAAagtattttatataattgtataattatatttatcttttaaataattattcatattatcaataaaaattatgatGTGGCATGAAATTAGATGTATGTATAAAGTTATGACAgcgcatcaaaattaaattcgatAATTAAGTGCAATAACAATCTAGAAAAGGTAGGTAGAATTGGTGAAATTATAGGacttttttatacaaataaatatataaatacacacGAAGAAAAATGGTTACCACTGAACCATTTTACTATTGGCACCCACGAAATAGAATTGCACACCAATTTTCCAATGGTGCttacaaaaaattttgtaaaagtaTTTAGATTTAAACGAtatgtgaaaaaaatataattgaaattagtgtatttaaagatattaagaattttgaattaaaaagaatgagaaaaaaatcGGTAAAGGAATTAGTTTGGTGTACAATATTCAATATCAcgactaaaatgagtcacttaatgTAAAGTGGGGGACTAATTTAGTGCATCTACAATGATGACATAGCGGATGACACGTGGCACAAACTGACACGTGGTTAAATAACATTGTGATACGTGGTACAATCATCCACATTAGCATATCACGTGTCATTAGTCAACACATCTTTATACCACTACACGTAGCCAATTTGTCAATCTTGGGACGTAATTAATGCAGTTATAATCTCATAGACGATTTTGGTATACGACGTCAATCTCAtagactattttaaaatttaactttttaaaattatatgaattttttgcATTATATTTTGTATGAATTTGCATTGTAACAGCGTCCCTCCTATTTTGTTAATACTACCTATTCGAGAAAAATCTTAATAATATAGATGAACATCATATTTTTGcacatttaattaaaaaagtcaatatattttataatgatcttattattattattattattattattattattattatctatttGGCGTCCGTTAGGTGAGAAATGCCCAACGGTCCGTGAGCGTCAGTTGTTCGTTATCAATTTTGCCGGCGTCTTGAGAAAATTGGTGTACATTTCATTTCCCGAACGTCAGTAATAAAATAGCTCTGCGCATTTTGATGATTATTTTTCTTCATGcgtattcaaaaaataatttttttatatatttatttgtattaaaaaaaaagtcgaAATCACAAACAAGAGAAGAGTAATGTAAAATGGGTGGGCACGCCACCATTACCGTAATGCACCACCCACCACGCTTATCACAAATCCTCTTTCATCTTCACTGCCCTACAATTCCACTTTCCCTTCTTTCAACCTAATCCctttcttttatcctatttcttACCTCTGCTTTCTTCTTTTACATTCCTATACACTGGGAAATCTTCCCCCTTTGCTCGTTCTCTTCTCTTCTGCTTCGCTCTCATTCACTTTTTGGTAATGTTCCTTTTCCCCCTTTCATTCAGGCTGCCCTGATGCTGAATTTTGTGCAATTTAGTGTTTTGGGGTGGCGGCTATTTAGCCAAGAATCTGGGAGGGATGGTTCTGGTCTTCGATGTTGAGACTGGAAATTGTTGGTGATATACTGTGCGTTGTGAATTTGATTTGTGGATCCAACCAGTGTGATTGTCACTCTCTGTTTGTGTGTAAAACTAGAATGACCCAATGCTGAAAGTCGGCTATAAGATTTTCATACCCACCAACTGCTTGATGAAATGCCATTATCTTGCTTTGCATGAATTATTTTCAGATGCTCTCATATACTTTGCCTTTCTTTCTTCGTACAGATAACACTAGCTTttttatctttcaaaaaaaGGGTTGTCTTATTCTGATTCTGAGTGTTTTTGGTGACCGGGTtatctttctttgttatttCTTGTTTCTCATGTAGATCTAAAGATGGCTCCCTTTGCAACTGCAATGGTGCCCTCTTCACACATATTCCACTTTCGGAAGCCAACAAATCTTGTCTTCCCAATTCGCTGCTCCACCACTGCTTCTCCTGCCCTGGTTTCCACCCGTTCAAAAGCTGCTAACTTTGATTTGATGACATATTGGGCTTCCCTAATGGTGCAGATCAATCAAAAACTCAATGAAGCTATTCCAGTTCAGTATCCTCCCCAGATTTATGAAGCTATGAGGTATTCAGTCCTTGCCAAGGGTGCTAA
The genomic region above belongs to Arachis duranensis cultivar V14167 chromosome 3, aradu.V14167.gnm2.J7QH, whole genome shotgun sequence and contains:
- the LOC110278808 gene encoding heterodimeric geranylgeranyl pyrophosphate synthase small subunit, chloroplastic-like; protein product: MAPFATAMVPSSHIFHFRKPTNLVFPIRCSTTASPALVSTRSKAANFDLMTYWASLMVQINQKLNEAIPVQYPPQIYEAMRYSVLAKGAKRAPPVMCIASCELFGGSRLSAFPTACALEMVSYIKQTL